A genomic segment from Corylus avellana chromosome ca5, CavTom2PMs-1.0 encodes:
- the LOC132181732 gene encoding NDR1/HIN1-like protein 6: MESDGHPYAPPKYVMLSHNHGSLRPPPYRRNVPRYPSKRSSRSCCFKFLCCCYCFLLFFTLLLLFLTYLFYTKYKPQIPSYNVDSFSVKAFNMQPDMSLFTEFAVAVKAENPNEHIGFTYGEDSEITISYTGSNLCYGKLPAFHQPRKNTTIINISLAGTSPFGSGLQAALMENRHTGRIPLLVSVHAPVNVVLGDLKLRRLDVYVNCSLVIDNLSPNKKVRILSTKYDYSVGVV; encoded by the coding sequence atggAATCCGACGGCCACCCATACGCACCACCAAAGTATGTGATGCTCTCGCACAACCATGGAAGCCTCAGGCCCCCTCCATATAGGCGCAACGTCCCCCGGTACCCTTCCAAAAGGTCAAGCAGGAGTTGTTGCTTCAAATTCTTGTGTTGCTGCTATTGCTTTCTCCTCTTCTTCAcactcctcctcctcttcctcacTTACCTTTTCTACACAAAATACAAGCCACAAATTCCATCCTACAATGTCGATAGCTTCAGCGTCAAGGCATTCAACATGCAGCCCGACATGAGCCTCTTCACAGAATTTGCCGTGGCAGTAAAAGCTGAAAACCCAAATGAACACATAGGCTTCACGTATGGGGAAGATAGCGAGATTACCATTTCTTACACAGGCTCAAATCTCTGCTACGGAAAACTCCCAGCTTTCCATCAACCCAGAAAGAACACAACAATAATAAACATTTCCTTAGCAGGAACCAGCCCATTTGGGTCAGGGCTACAAGCAGCTCTCATGGAAAACCGACATACAGGGAGGATTCCTTTGCTTGTGTCGGTGCATGCACCAGTTAACGTTGTGCTCGGAGATTTGAAGTTGAGGAGGCTTGATGTCTACGTAAACTGCTCCTTGGTCATCGACAACTTGTCACCCAATAAGAAGGTTCGGATTTTATCGACCAAATATGATTACAGCGTGGGTGTTGTTTAA